The following coding sequences lie in one Beijerinckia indica subsp. indica ATCC 9039 genomic window:
- a CDS encoding ATP-dependent helicase, giving the protein MSNEFDHYDPDAYASFMDDRPMYAPSSEAFTVLTQGLTPRQIEAASAPGAVVVLAGAGTGKTSTLTCAVVHRIAVEGLSASRILAVTFTNKAASEMSDRIRAALQGGSTPSWLGTFHGLGARQLRAEPEVAGLRPNFEILDADDSRRLIKRIMQSLNLNTDEQDNESGPEPIKRMINQISKFKDLLLSPDEAPAYVQKKIAEANAIGEPIHPASLFNAARIYALYQQRLRDQNSADFGDLLLWPTRALLRDAAYRTRWARRFDCILADEYQDVNYAQYQWLRALAFEHHRIFCVGDDDQAIYGWRGADITYIRRFTQDFPQASVIRLEENFRSTGAILASANAVIARDPHRLGKTLFTNKGYGQPIEVVAYRYCDGEAHGIVEEIKKRHAEGVDFAEMAILYRNNFFSRGFEECLVRAKIPYVIVGDVGFYQRAEIKDTLAFLRIATTPDDRQSDEALRRVINEPRRGFGKKAMAILEEEANFRHLSLFRAIETATLSSACRKAGLMFVAAIEKVAKDPSLTLADQLSLLLDATGYRAMLQASKAEDGKARLENISELLHLAGSFHDAHELLDHAALASSRPNENEEGRLKLMTLHKSKGLEFEHVFLPGWEDGIFPAGNSDLDEERRLAYVAITRAKRRAAITYCEYRRGLADPSSFIADIPPQHRIEGWLRDDGLPPVQRERKANAWHNPRRARSF; this is encoded by the coding sequence ATGTCGAACGAGTTTGATCATTACGATCCCGACGCTTATGCGTCTTTCATGGACGATCGGCCGATGTATGCCCCGTCCTCCGAAGCTTTCACGGTCCTGACACAGGGCTTGACGCCCCGGCAGATCGAAGCCGCTTCCGCCCCTGGCGCGGTCGTCGTGCTGGCTGGCGCGGGCACCGGCAAGACCTCGACGCTCACCTGCGCCGTGGTTCATCGCATCGCCGTGGAAGGCCTTTCTGCGTCCCGCATCCTGGCCGTGACCTTCACCAATAAAGCGGCATCCGAGATGAGCGACAGGATCCGCGCGGCCCTGCAGGGTGGCAGTACCCCATCCTGGCTTGGCACTTTCCATGGACTTGGCGCCCGCCAGCTGCGGGCAGAACCAGAAGTCGCGGGCCTGCGCCCCAATTTCGAGATCCTCGACGCCGATGACAGCCGGCGCCTCATCAAGAGGATCATGCAGTCCCTCAACCTGAACACGGATGAGCAGGACAATGAATCCGGCCCCGAGCCGATCAAACGGATGATCAACCAGATCAGCAAGTTCAAGGACCTTCTTCTGTCACCGGACGAGGCGCCTGCCTATGTCCAGAAGAAGATTGCCGAGGCCAATGCAATCGGAGAGCCGATCCATCCGGCGAGCCTCTTCAACGCCGCCAGGATCTATGCTCTCTATCAGCAGCGTTTACGCGACCAGAACAGCGCTGATTTCGGCGATCTGTTGCTTTGGCCGACGCGCGCGCTCCTGCGTGATGCCGCCTATCGCACCCGTTGGGCGCGCCGTTTCGATTGCATCCTCGCCGACGAATATCAGGACGTCAATTACGCCCAATATCAATGGCTGCGCGCGCTCGCCTTTGAACATCACCGCATCTTCTGTGTCGGCGATGATGACCAGGCGATCTATGGCTGGCGCGGCGCGGACATCACCTATATCCGCCGCTTCACCCAGGATTTTCCGCAGGCCTCGGTGATCCGCCTCGAGGAGAATTTCCGCTCGACCGGAGCTATTTTGGCATCCGCCAATGCCGTGATCGCCCGTGATCCGCACCGGCTGGGCAAGACCCTCTTCACCAACAAAGGCTATGGCCAGCCAATTGAGGTCGTGGCCTACCGTTATTGCGATGGCGAAGCCCATGGCATCGTCGAGGAAATCAAGAAACGGCATGCCGAAGGCGTCGATTTCGCCGAAATGGCAATCCTCTACCGCAACAATTTCTTCTCGCGCGGCTTCGAGGAGTGTCTCGTGCGGGCCAAGATTCCCTATGTCATCGTCGGCGATGTCGGCTTCTACCAGCGCGCCGAGATCAAGGACACTCTGGCCTTCCTGCGGATCGCCACGACGCCCGATGACCGCCAATCGGATGAAGCCTTGCGGCGCGTCATCAACGAGCCGCGGCGCGGTTTCGGCAAGAAGGCCATGGCCATTCTCGAGGAAGAAGCCAATTTCCGGCATCTGTCGCTGTTCCGGGCGATCGAGACCGCCACTCTCTCATCCGCCTGCCGCAAGGCCGGTTTGATGTTCGTCGCGGCGATCGAAAAGGTCGCGAAGGATCCAAGCCTGACGCTCGCCGACCAGCTCTCCCTGCTGCTCGATGCAACCGGCTATCGCGCCATGCTGCAAGCCAGCAAGGCTGAAGACGGTAAAGCCCGCCTCGAGAATATCAGCGAGCTCCTGCATCTGGCCGGCAGCTTCCACGACGCGCATGAGCTCCTCGACCATGCGGCTCTCGCAAGCAGCCGGCCAAACGAGAACGAGGAAGGCCGTCTCAAGCTGATGACCCTCCATAAGTCGAAAGGCCTGGAATTCGAGCATGTCTTTCTACCGGGCTGGGAGGACGGCATTTTCCCGGCTGGCAACAGCGATCTCGATGAGGAACGCCGCCTCGCCTATGTGGCGATCACAAGGGCGAAACGCCGCGCGGCGATCACCTACTGCGAATACCGGCGCGGCTTGGCCGATCCTTCGAGCTTCATCGCCGATATTCCGCCGCAGCATCGGATCGAGGGCTGGCTGCGCGATGACGGCCTGCCTCCCGTGCAGCGCGAAAGGAAGGCCAATGCCTGGCACAACCCGCGCCGTGCCCGCTCCTTCTAA
- a CDS encoding DUF3991 and toprim domain-containing protein, producing the protein MSRDPELMHFREHIHCGLVLERVGEPWTLDKAESTRNALKYRRGKGETLIVNHDGKGWWDPHSDVKGDVISLVQYLKPGTNLGLVRKILRPLARVEFSSSLPSPERPAKVKDDNRPVSWRWNRRPELWPGSKGWRYLTEERGLPAAILNSAIRADVVRYGRVGSAWFAHRDERGTVCHIDVRGPDYKGGLTGGRKTLFRFGTTDIPRRLVLTEAAIDALSLAAMHGERDDTLYAATSGGMGPHTLTALKSLLTQMAERYSDPVLISAVDANPAGARYAGIHAILAAEAGVRFERLRPPIEGGDWNQVLQNRSRP; encoded by the coding sequence ATGAGCCGTGATCCTGAACTCATGCACTTTCGTGAACATATCCATTGTGGCCTTGTCCTCGAACGCGTGGGCGAACCTTGGACACTCGACAAGGCCGAGAGCACACGAAATGCCCTCAAATACCGCCGCGGCAAGGGGGAAACCCTGATCGTCAATCACGACGGCAAGGGCTGGTGGGATCCTCACAGCGACGTCAAGGGCGATGTCATCAGCCTCGTCCAATATCTCAAGCCGGGCACCAATCTTGGCCTTGTCCGCAAGATCCTGCGGCCTCTGGCTCGTGTTGAATTCTCCAGTTCCCTGCCATCGCCCGAACGACCAGCCAAGGTCAAAGACGACAATCGGCCTGTGTCCTGGCGCTGGAACAGGCGGCCAGAGCTTTGGCCCGGATCGAAAGGCTGGCGCTACCTCACTGAGGAACGCGGTCTGCCTGCCGCCATCCTGAATTCCGCCATACGAGCCGATGTCGTGCGCTATGGCCGTGTCGGCAGCGCCTGGTTCGCGCATCGTGACGAACGCGGGACGGTCTGCCACATCGATGTGCGTGGACCCGACTACAAGGGCGGCCTGACAGGTGGCCGCAAGACGCTGTTCCGGTTCGGAACGACGGACATTCCGCGCCGTCTCGTCCTCACCGAGGCGGCGATCGACGCCTTGAGCCTTGCCGCCATGCATGGCGAGCGCGACGACACGCTCTATGCGGCAACCAGCGGCGGCATGGGGCCGCATACGCTCACCGCCCTGAAGTCCCTCCTGACCCAGATGGCCGAGCGTTACTCTGATCCCGTGCTGATCAGCGCCGTCGACGCTAATCCGGCCGGCGCCCGCTATGCCGGCATCCACGCCATCCTCGCGGCGGAAGCGGGAGTCCGCTTCGAGCGCCTGCGACCGCCGATTGAGGGCGGTGACTGGAACCAGGTCCTGCAGAATAGGAGCCGCCCATGA
- a CDS encoding WGR domain-containing protein, translating to MEELAILLEARAPDLNRHRFWRVRIDRDLFGCWNARVTFGRIGGAGRTLRYDFEDQDEARAFVRKGLKRRQGAPRRCGVAYRLVEASGNAEDLLSREIWAPACEPPTPSRPALPPSGPKPGALLSPALAPTLWDWLRARSKSGS from the coding sequence ATGGAAGAGCTGGCGATCCTGCTCGAGGCCCGCGCGCCGGATTTGAACCGGCATCGGTTCTGGCGCGTCAGGATCGACCGCGATCTCTTCGGATGCTGGAATGCGCGCGTGACCTTCGGCCGGATCGGCGGAGCCGGCCGCACCCTGCGCTATGATTTCGAGGATCAGGACGAAGCCCGCGCTTTCGTGCGCAAAGGCCTCAAACGCCGCCAAGGCGCGCCACGGCGCTGCGGCGTCGCTTATCGGCTGGTCGAGGCGTCGGGCAACGCCGAGGACCTGCTCAGCAGGGAAATCTGGGCGCCAGCCTGCGAACCGCCTACTCCCAGCAGGCCCGCCTTGCCGCCATCCGGGCCAAAGCCGGGTGCATTGCTCTCCCCTGCCCTGGCGCCGACCTTATGGGACTGGCTGCGGGCACGATCAAAAAGCGGTTCATAA
- a CDS encoding LexA family protein produces the protein MFSFRSFHPLRVRRGARRPLPYFLEGLCAGFPSPADDYLDESIDLNDLLIRNQPATFLWRVDGHSMREAGIFHGDLLVVDRSLAPADGDIVVVIVNGERSLKRLQIRKGQLTLSFENKDYPEGLALHEGDEIEIWGVVRCSIHWHRAGG, from the coding sequence ATGTTCTCATTTCGCTCGTTTCATCCCCTGCGGGTGCGCCGTGGTGCGCGGCGGCCCCTGCCCTATTTCCTCGAGGGCCTGTGCGCGGGTTTCCCCTCGCCGGCCGATGATTATCTCGACGAGAGCATCGATCTCAACGATCTGTTGATCCGCAACCAGCCGGCCACTTTTCTCTGGCGCGTCGATGGCCATTCTATGCGGGAGGCCGGGATTTTTCATGGCGATCTTCTGGTCGTTGATCGCAGCCTGGCGCCAGCGGATGGCGATATCGTCGTCGTCATCGTCAATGGCGAGCGTTCGCTCAAGCGGCTGCAGATCCGCAAAGGCCAGCTCACTCTCAGCTTTGAGAACAAGGATTATCCCGAAGGTCTCGCCTTGCATGAAGGTGATGAGATCGAGATTTGGGGCGTGGTGCGGTGTTCCATTCATTGGCATCGGGCGGGCGGATAA
- a CDS encoding Y-family DNA polymerase, with the protein MSRIFALIDANSFYGSCERLFDPSLAKRPVIVLSNNDGCAVSRTSDAKPFVAMGQPYFQIKDVCRRENIAVFSSNYSLYGDVSARLNQVYRQFSPEIEVYSIDESFLDFSGFGDRNLEAYARELHETIFRWVGIPTCVGIAPTKTLAKLANRVAKSSPDLGGVCDLRDQGKREEVLKRVPVEDVWGIGRASAAKLQRLGVITAADLAALPSPFARKLLSVVGERIVHELQGQPCLLLEQVAPQRKGCAVTRSFSARVTELDQMLEAVSAYAVQLGEKLRHHSLATEALTVFYHTSPFDTGPQRSVQKCVTLPEASADTLTLLRAARDGARAIWKEGYRYAKAGLVTMDLVRLEDAPRALFDAYDREASARLMMALDAVNAKFGRGTLHPAAAGIKRPWSTQFNMRSPRYTTCLDELPLVF; encoded by the coding sequence ATGAGCCGGATTTTCGCGCTGATCGACGCCAATTCCTTTTACGGCTCCTGCGAACGGCTGTTCGATCCCTCATTGGCCAAACGGCCGGTGATTGTCCTTTCGAATAATGACGGTTGCGCCGTTTCGAGGACGAGTGACGCCAAGCCCTTCGTGGCCATGGGGCAGCCCTATTTTCAGATCAAGGATGTTTGCAGGCGAGAGAATATCGCGGTCTTTTCGTCTAATTATTCGCTTTATGGTGACGTTTCAGCCAGGCTCAACCAGGTTTACCGGCAATTTTCGCCGGAAATCGAGGTCTATTCGATTGACGAAAGTTTTTTGGATTTCTCCGGCTTCGGCGATCGCAACCTTGAAGCCTATGCGCGGGAGCTCCATGAAACGATCTTCCGATGGGTCGGAATTCCGACTTGTGTTGGGATCGCACCGACAAAAACGCTGGCCAAGCTCGCCAATCGCGTGGCTAAGAGCTCACCGGACTTGGGCGGGGTCTGCGATCTTCGCGATCAGGGCAAGCGGGAGGAAGTGCTCAAACGCGTGCCGGTTGAGGATGTCTGGGGCATCGGCCGGGCGTCGGCAGCCAAGCTCCAGCGCCTGGGCGTGATCACGGCGGCCGATCTCGCGGCCCTCCCCTCGCCGTTCGCCCGCAAGCTCCTTTCGGTCGTGGGTGAGCGCATCGTCCATGAGCTTCAAGGTCAGCCCTGCTTGTTGCTCGAACAAGTGGCACCACAGCGCAAAGGCTGCGCGGTGACGCGCTCTTTCTCCGCGCGGGTGACGGAGCTCGATCAGATGCTTGAGGCAGTCTCGGCCTATGCCGTGCAGCTCGGGGAAAAATTGCGCCACCATAGTCTGGCGACGGAAGCGCTGACGGTCTTCTACCATACCTCCCCTTTCGATACGGGGCCGCAGCGCTCGGTCCAGAAATGCGTCACCCTGCCCGAGGCCTCGGCCGATACATTGACGCTGCTGCGCGCTGCGCGGGACGGGGCGCGCGCGATCTGGAAAGAGGGCTATCGCTATGCCAAGGCGGGGCTCGTAACGATGGATCTTGTCCGGCTCGAGGATGCGCCGAGGGCTCTGTTCGATGCCTATGACCGGGAGGCCTCGGCAAGGCTGATGATGGCACTCGATGCAGTGAATGCAAAGTTCGGGCGGGGAACGCTCCATCCGGCCGCGGCAGGCATCAAACGCCCGTGGTCAACGCAATTCAACATGCGCAGCCCGCGTTACACGACATGCTTAGATGAATTACCTCTCGTCTTTTAA
- a CDS encoding ParA family protein: MTKILLVSSPKGGSGKSVLARHLMVSAAQDGISVLGVDYDRQSTFCKWGERRKATRVKFPEFVDAEVVHGDLKNWRSSIADGKEKSLLIVDTPPSVEDHLAAITQLSSQSDMILVPAVCTQDDMDSVAPWIQVMIEHNKNAVIVLNRANRRTTSFARVRGRLIKLAEVCPVEIPQLEDVHVPSSKGLTLLDYTKSKGQASFEEIWAFVRRRLGL, translated from the coding sequence ATGACCAAAATACTCCTTGTTTCCTCTCCGAAGGGTGGCAGCGGTAAGTCTGTTCTAGCCCGCCATCTGATGGTAAGTGCTGCTCAGGACGGGATATCCGTTCTTGGTGTTGACTACGATCGCCAGAGTACTTTTTGTAAATGGGGAGAACGGCGTAAGGCCACTCGAGTAAAGTTCCCGGAATTTGTGGATGCTGAAGTCGTTCATGGAGATTTAAAGAATTGGCGTTCTTCTATTGCTGATGGCAAAGAAAAATCCTTGTTGATTGTTGATACTCCTCCGAGTGTCGAAGATCATCTTGCCGCTATTACTCAACTTTCAAGTCAATCAGATATGATTCTGGTGCCGGCTGTTTGCACTCAGGATGATATGGATAGTGTTGCGCCCTGGATTCAGGTGATGATCGAGCACAATAAAAATGCAGTTATTGTGTTGAATCGTGCTAATCGTCGTACGACCTCATTTGCGCGGGTTCGAGGGCGCCTCATCAAACTTGCAGAGGTTTGCCCAGTCGAGATACCTCAATTAGAGGATGTCCACGTACCAAGTTCGAAAGGTCTGACGTTGCTTGATTATACCAAGAGCAAGGGGCAGGCTTCGTTTGAGGAAATTTGGGCATTCGTGCGTAGGAGATTGGGCCTGTGA
- a CDS encoding aldo/keto reductase, protein MNKASQGILLRFKSTQNRSSVVERVAGSRDVPMAQVALAWVMTKPEVSAPIVGASKPYHLADAIGSLEIVLTDDEITALEVAYVPHPVTGFE, encoded by the coding sequence ATCAACAAAGCCTCTCAGGGAATCCTTCTTCGATTCAAATCTACGCAAAACCGCTCTAGCGTTGTCGAGCGTGTCGCCGGCTCGCGCGACGTGCCTATGGCGCAGGTGGCGCTTGCCTGGGTTATGACGAAGCCCGAGGTGTCAGCGCCGATCGTGGGTGCGTCCAAGCCTTATCACCTCGCTGATGCCATCGGCTCGCTGGAAATTGTGCTGACCGACGATGAGATCACCGCGCTCGAGGTGGCCTATGTGCCGCATCCGGTCACCGGGTTTGAATAA
- a CDS encoding type II toxin-antitoxin system RelB/DinJ family antitoxin has translation MATQTSMLHIRVDDQLKAQATEKLANVGLTVSDAVRILLTRIAKEGGLPAGLTTEPEAYDAWFRAKVHEAIADPRPAIPHQQVMDEMQFLIDRKRRARS, from the coding sequence ATGGCCACTCAAACCTCGATGCTGCATATCCGTGTCGATGACCAACTGAAAGCACAGGCAACTGAGAAATTGGCCAACGTCGGTCTGACCGTTTCTGATGCTGTGCGCATCCTGCTAACCCGGATCGCCAAGGAAGGTGGCTTGCCAGCCGGCCTGACGACTGAACCGGAAGCCTATGACGCCTGGTTCCGTGCCAAGGTTCACGAGGCGATCGCCGACCCTCGTCCAGCCATCCCGCACCAGCAGGTCATGGATGAGATGCAATTCCTGATCGATAGGAAGCGCCGTGCCCGTTCTTGA
- a CDS encoding argonaute/piwi family protein has protein sequence MKFESQIFDEPLLEFGDQHSHPDPRLGLTEAGPLQVPLGDKIRVGVVGDARTVGSAKQFLAKAADGIESTADSHPNMNPHFPGLQNNNPFRCQFVIEDEATATLSKAQIDKIRKEPNHAKAVEMAVDAVVDLLQVLDDSGDRPDVALVALPVALIERVWNAKIDAEGTTEKDDSGGSDAPNFRGLLKAKAMSLNFPIQILWEDVIDEKAKIPRKVKVSSERKIQDEAGRSWNLLTTLYYKGSGRIPWRRLPKEGEFRACYIGISFYRDVSGQQLWTSAAQMFDERGRGFILKGKRAQTESRGRHPYMTEEDAYELVKGALKAYRDHHKHSPARVIILKTSRFRDDEADGILRALEEAETELRDLVWVQESYDAKILRDGDYPVLRGTFVDLDGKGLLYTNGSIPYYGTYPGLYVPRPLLLCPHPSSDSTAAQIAEEVFSLTKINWNSTQMNQRLPVPIRAARKVGEVLKYIPDGQSISSDYRRYI, from the coding sequence ATGAAGTTTGAGAGCCAGATATTTGACGAGCCTCTGCTGGAGTTTGGGGACCAGCATAGCCATCCTGACCCACGCCTAGGTCTGACCGAGGCTGGTCCGCTCCAGGTGCCGCTCGGCGACAAGATTCGCGTCGGCGTCGTTGGCGACGCAAGAACTGTGGGGTCCGCAAAGCAATTCCTCGCGAAGGCAGCAGACGGGATCGAATCTACGGCCGACAGCCATCCGAATATGAACCCGCACTTCCCTGGCCTTCAGAACAACAATCCGTTTCGCTGCCAGTTCGTGATCGAAGACGAAGCTACTGCCACGCTCAGCAAGGCGCAGATCGACAAAATCAGGAAAGAGCCAAATCACGCCAAGGCAGTGGAAATGGCGGTCGATGCTGTCGTCGACCTGCTTCAGGTGCTCGACGATAGCGGCGACCGGCCAGACGTCGCGCTGGTCGCTTTGCCCGTGGCACTGATCGAGCGGGTGTGGAATGCGAAGATAGATGCTGAAGGGACGACCGAAAAGGATGACTCGGGTGGTTCTGATGCGCCGAACTTTCGCGGCCTCCTCAAGGCCAAGGCGATGTCGCTCAACTTCCCGATCCAGATCCTTTGGGAGGATGTGATCGACGAGAAGGCGAAGATTCCGCGCAAGGTGAAGGTGAGCAGTGAGCGTAAGATACAGGATGAGGCAGGTCGAAGCTGGAACCTGTTGACAACCCTCTACTACAAAGGGTCAGGACGCATCCCATGGCGCAGGCTCCCTAAGGAGGGCGAGTTTCGCGCCTGCTACATCGGTATCAGTTTCTATCGCGATGTGAGTGGACAGCAGCTGTGGACCAGCGCTGCGCAGATGTTCGACGAGCGCGGGCGCGGGTTCATTCTCAAGGGAAAGCGCGCCCAAACTGAAAGCCGCGGGCGCCATCCCTACATGACGGAAGAGGATGCTTACGAGCTCGTGAAAGGCGCTCTCAAAGCCTATCGCGACCATCACAAGCATTCTCCGGCGCGGGTGATCATCCTGAAAACGTCGCGCTTTCGTGATGATGAGGCTGACGGCATCCTGCGTGCGCTGGAGGAAGCCGAGACCGAGCTGCGCGACCTGGTATGGGTCCAGGAATCCTACGACGCCAAGATTCTGCGCGACGGTGATTATCCCGTCCTGCGAGGTACTTTCGTCGATCTCGACGGCAAGGGGCTCCTCTACACCAATGGGAGCATACCTTACTACGGGACCTATCCGGGGCTCTATGTTCCCAGGCCGCTGCTGCTTTGCCCGCACCCGAGTAGTGACAGCACAGCTGCTCAGATCGCCGAGGAAGTCTTCTCGCTGACCAAAATAAACTGGAACTCAACCCAGATGAACCAGCGCCTGCCAGTGCCAATCCGCGCGGCACGTAAGGTTGGAGAGGTGCTGAAATATATTCCTGATGGCCAATCGATTAGTTCCGACTATCGCCGGTACATTTAG
- a CDS encoding DUF4365 domain-containing protein, whose product MAKKITDSQLIGELGEAAVRKRFLSMGFQFDLRGRLEAGIDGIAEIMIEGEPTARMIAVQVKSTRAGTYTSETDSGFSYLLNSKDLYYWRTSNLPVILVLYRESDETLFWRPISSQPGVEQRRVTFDKATDALDKAAVDRLAQLTVPKNGFGYYVPPLGGGETALVNLLPIVLPTEMFVASTPLDSKRAIAKLHDQDDPTRFDWTIKGGTFWSFHDPREAVTSAIVDLDQVEAIETCLLAFHEDIDEQHNFAFLLRQTLQHQMRDDLAWDKEGKLFYIRALHENQGRTFHYQSAKNKTHADVVTVAMQPKDPQKVSYVRHHAFVPKFEGMLDQWFLMVSPTYHFTTNGFHRHSHPHALLSGKKRLDNNASLRGQLIMWHRLLSLRDQEQSGLFASEDDGEPPILRFEAPPEIDLPTTVPEDAWGKPKTKIEEPDNQVGLLFDEV is encoded by the coding sequence ATGGCGAAGAAGATCACCGATAGTCAGTTGATTGGCGAACTTGGGGAAGCGGCTGTCCGCAAGCGCTTCCTGTCGATGGGTTTCCAGTTTGACCTTCGCGGGCGGCTTGAGGCCGGCATCGATGGCATCGCCGAGATTATGATTGAGGGAGAGCCCACGGCGCGGATGATCGCCGTGCAGGTGAAATCCACCAGGGCCGGAACCTACACCTCCGAGACCGACAGCGGGTTCTCCTACCTGCTTAACAGCAAAGATCTTTACTATTGGCGGACCTCCAATCTTCCGGTGATCCTGGTTCTCTATCGCGAGAGCGACGAAACGTTGTTCTGGAGACCGATCTCCAGCCAGCCCGGTGTGGAGCAGCGCCGCGTGACCTTCGACAAGGCGACGGACGCGCTCGACAAGGCAGCCGTCGATCGGCTTGCGCAGCTCACTGTACCGAAAAATGGCTTCGGCTATTACGTTCCGCCGCTGGGCGGCGGGGAGACGGCGCTCGTCAATCTCCTGCCGATCGTGTTGCCAACGGAAATGTTCGTGGCGAGCACTCCGCTCGACAGCAAGCGCGCCATTGCCAAGCTCCACGACCAGGACGATCCAACACGTTTCGACTGGACGATCAAGGGCGGCACCTTCTGGTCATTCCACGACCCGCGCGAAGCCGTCACCAGTGCAATTGTCGACCTCGATCAGGTTGAGGCAATCGAGACCTGCCTGCTGGCGTTCCATGAAGACATAGACGAACAGCACAACTTCGCTTTCCTGCTTCGCCAGACCCTGCAGCACCAGATGCGAGACGACCTCGCCTGGGATAAGGAGGGAAAGCTCTTTTATATCCGGGCGCTCCACGAAAATCAGGGGCGGACGTTCCACTACCAGTCCGCGAAGAATAAGACGCACGCAGATGTGGTCACAGTCGCGATGCAACCGAAAGATCCGCAGAAGGTCTCATACGTGCGACACCATGCCTTCGTGCCGAAGTTCGAAGGCATGCTCGATCAGTGGTTCCTGATGGTGAGCCCAACCTATCACTTCACTACGAACGGCTTCCATCGGCACAGCCATCCGCACGCACTGTTGTCGGGCAAGAAGCGCTTGGATAACAACGCATCCCTTCGTGGCCAGTTAATCATGTGGCATCGCCTACTGTCGCTGCGTGATCAGGAGCAGTCGGGCCTATTTGCGTCAGAAGACGACGGTGAACCGCCTATACTTCGGTTCGAGGCGCCGCCAGAGATCGATTTGCCCACAACCGTGCCGGAGGATGCGTGGGGTAAGCCCAAAACGAAGATTGAGGAGCCGGACAATCAGGTGGGGCTGCTGTTCGATGAAGTTTGA